From Amycolatopsis sp. cg9, one genomic window encodes:
- a CDS encoding cation-translocating P-type ATPase, with translation MTMHLRAKAVAGPAPEVDAREPVARLLRDLRTAVTGLTAREAARRLQASGPNALPAQHGAKWPLALLRQLIHPLALLLWVAAGLAWFAGTTNLALAIVGVILLNGLLAFVQEQQAEKAVEALGRYLPDRAAVLRDGTVWHVPATEVVPGDVLVLAEGDRVPADARLVEGTLDVDASMLTGESAPVTRMADVHDDATRPLESPVLVFSGTVCVAGAAHAVVHATGRHTEIGRIASLSARVGREESPLERQVRRVAWLIAGVAVVVGIGFLPLGWLAGLSWSAAFAFAIGLLVANVPEGLLPTITLALAAGVRSMAKEGALVKRLSAVETLGSTTVICTDKTGTLTRNAMHVEEVRDGLGAPLPDAGALAASLARCSTADLAAENGDPTELALLGYAAAHGTALDPAARETARQTLYSFDPRLKRMSTVDSIAGSLFVATKGAPEQVVPRCASALDASGAEVPLTGALRERIIGRVDEMAGRALRVLAVARRGVPAVPGSRDEAESDLCLLGLVGLVDPPRPEVAAAVADCHSAGITVHVVTGDNGLTAAEIARRVGIGADRVISGDELSRMPEPALDEALKADGEIVFSRAAPEDKLRIADALRDCGEVVAMTGDGVNDAPALRRADIGVAMGVGGTDVAKEAATVVLTDDNFATIVAGVREGRRVFDNVRKFVLYIFAHAVPEVLPFLLFAVSGGMIPLPLTVLQILAIDLGTETLPALALGREPAEPGLMSRRPRRRSEGVVTGRMLLRAWGIMGLLSGILVLGAYFAVLYAAGWHPGADVSAGAPLHHAYLQATTASFAAIVFCQIGTAFASRTERVSLREIGLTTNRLLLGGIAFEIVFAAALIYLPPLQTLFGTAALPAWVIALMLPMPVLVWGADELFRWVTRRR, from the coding sequence ATGACCATGCACCTGAGGGCGAAAGCCGTCGCCGGCCCGGCGCCCGAGGTCGACGCGCGCGAGCCGGTCGCCCGCCTGCTGCGGGACCTGCGCACCGCCGTCACCGGGCTGACCGCGCGCGAAGCCGCCCGGCGCCTCCAGGCGAGCGGCCCGAACGCGCTGCCCGCCCAGCACGGCGCGAAGTGGCCGCTGGCGCTGCTGCGGCAGCTGATCCACCCGCTGGCCCTGCTGCTGTGGGTCGCCGCCGGGCTCGCCTGGTTCGCCGGGACGACGAACCTCGCGCTCGCGATCGTCGGTGTCATCCTGCTCAACGGCCTGCTGGCGTTCGTCCAGGAGCAGCAGGCGGAAAAGGCCGTCGAAGCGCTCGGCCGCTACCTGCCCGACCGCGCGGCGGTGCTGCGCGACGGCACCGTCTGGCACGTGCCCGCGACCGAGGTCGTGCCCGGGGACGTGCTGGTGCTCGCCGAGGGCGACCGCGTCCCGGCCGACGCCCGGCTCGTCGAAGGCACCCTCGACGTCGACGCGTCGATGCTGACGGGGGAGTCGGCGCCGGTGACGCGGATGGCCGACGTCCACGACGACGCGACCCGGCCGCTGGAGTCGCCGGTGCTCGTGTTCAGCGGCACGGTGTGCGTCGCCGGCGCCGCGCACGCGGTCGTGCACGCCACGGGACGGCACACCGAGATCGGCCGGATCGCGTCGCTCTCGGCGCGGGTCGGGCGCGAGGAGAGCCCGCTGGAGCGGCAGGTGCGGCGCGTCGCGTGGCTGATCGCCGGCGTCGCGGTCGTGGTCGGCATCGGGTTCCTGCCGCTGGGCTGGCTGGCCGGGCTGTCGTGGTCGGCGGCCTTCGCGTTCGCGATCGGCCTGCTCGTCGCGAACGTCCCCGAGGGGCTGCTGCCGACGATCACCCTCGCGCTGGCCGCCGGGGTCCGGTCGATGGCCAAGGAAGGCGCGCTCGTCAAACGGCTGTCCGCGGTCGAAACGCTCGGCTCCACGACGGTGATCTGCACCGACAAGACCGGCACCCTGACCCGCAACGCGATGCACGTCGAAGAGGTCCGGGACGGCCTGGGCGCGCCGCTGCCGGACGCCGGTGCGCTGGCCGCGTCCCTCGCGCGCTGCAGCACCGCCGACCTCGCCGCGGAGAACGGCGATCCGACGGAGCTGGCCCTGCTGGGCTACGCGGCCGCCCACGGGACCGCGCTCGACCCGGCGGCCCGCGAGACCGCGCGGCAGACCCTGTACTCGTTCGACCCCCGGCTCAAGCGGATGTCCACTGTGGATTCCATCGCCGGTTCGCTCTTCGTGGCCACCAAGGGCGCGCCCGAACAGGTGGTGCCGCGGTGCGCGTCGGCCCTCGACGCGTCCGGCGCGGAGGTGCCGCTGACGGGCGCGCTGCGGGAGCGGATCATCGGACGCGTCGACGAGATGGCGGGCCGGGCCCTGCGCGTGCTGGCCGTCGCCCGCCGCGGCGTGCCCGCGGTGCCCGGCAGCCGCGACGAAGCCGAGTCGGACCTGTGCCTGCTGGGTCTGGTGGGGCTCGTCGACCCGCCGCGCCCCGAGGTCGCCGCCGCGGTCGCGGACTGCCATTCGGCGGGGATCACCGTCCACGTCGTGACCGGCGACAACGGCTTGACGGCGGCGGAGATCGCCCGCCGAGTCGGGATCGGCGCGGACCGCGTGATCAGCGGCGACGAGCTCTCCCGGATGCCGGAACCGGCGCTCGACGAAGCGCTCAAGGCCGACGGTGAGATCGTGTTCTCCCGCGCGGCACCGGAAGACAAGCTGCGCATCGCCGACGCGCTGCGCGACTGCGGCGAAGTCGTGGCGATGACCGGCGACGGCGTCAACGACGCACCCGCGCTGCGCCGCGCGGACATCGGCGTGGCGATGGGCGTCGGCGGCACGGACGTCGCGAAGGAAGCGGCGACGGTGGTGCTCACGGACGACAACTTCGCGACCATCGTCGCGGGCGTGCGGGAGGGGCGGCGGGTCTTCGACAACGTCCGCAAGTTCGTGCTCTACATCTTCGCGCACGCGGTGCCGGAGGTGCTGCCGTTCCTGCTGTTCGCGGTGTCCGGCGGGATGATCCCGCTGCCGCTGACGGTGCTGCAGATCCTGGCGATCGACCTGGGCACGGAAACGCTGCCCGCGCTGGCCCTCGGCCGCGAACCCGCGGAGCCGGGCCTGATGTCCCGCCGCCCGCGGCGCCGCTCGGAGGGCGTGGTCACCGGCCGGATGCTGCTGCGGGCGTGGGGGATCATGGGCCTGCTGTCGGGGATCCTGGTGCTGGGCGCGTACTTCGCGGTGCTGTACGCGGCGGGCTGGCACCCGGGCGCGGACGTCTCGGCCGGAGCCCCGCTGCACCACGCGTACCTCCAGGCGACGACGGCCAGCTTCGCGGCGATCGTGTTCTGCCAGATCGGCACGGCGTTCGCGTCCCGCACGGAGCGGGTCTCGCTGCGGGAGATCGGCCTCACGACCAACCGCCTGCTGCTGGGCGGCATCGCGTTCGAGATCGTCTTCGCGGCGGCGCTGATCTACCTGCCACCGCTGCAGACGCTGTTCGGCACCGCGGCGTTGCCGGCGTGGGTGATCGCGCTGATGCTGCCGATGCCGGTCCTGGTGTGGGGAGCCGACGAGCTGTTCCGCTGGGTCACCCGCCGTCGCTGA
- a CDS encoding universal stress protein — MTSPKPRTGRIIVVGTDGTPRGDAALRWALEVGAHAGDVVRAILVRPRDTLLPGTSFAIQPHGRVPEAGYSLDDHLAGLAAGSAAEIETRTVHGDPATELVTASADADLLVLGTHRGGAVADLVLGSVGRECVRFSRCPVVVITPEAARHLAPA, encoded by the coding sequence ATGACTTCCCCGAAACCGCGCACGGGCCGCATCATCGTCGTCGGGACGGACGGCACCCCCCGCGGCGACGCGGCCTTGAGGTGGGCGCTCGAGGTGGGCGCGCACGCGGGGGACGTCGTCCGCGCGATCCTCGTCCGGCCGCGGGACACGCTGCTGCCGGGCACGTCCTTCGCGATCCAGCCGCACGGCCGCGTGCCGGAAGCCGGCTACTCGCTGGACGACCACCTCGCCGGCCTCGCCGCCGGCAGCGCGGCCGAGATCGAGACCCGCACGGTCCACGGCGACCCGGCGACCGAGCTGGTGACCGCCTCGGCCGACGCGGACCTGCTGGTACTGGGCACCCACCGCGGCGGCGCGGTGGCCGACCTGGTGCTGGGCAGCGTCGGACGCGAGTGCGTCCGCTTCTCCCGCTGCCCGGTGGTGGTCATCACCCCCGAGGCGGCCCGCCACCTCGCCCCGGCCTGA
- a CDS encoding nitroreductase, which translates to MTAAAPAALTREQIGVLARAVSRAPSVHNSQPWQLHVRGTEVDLLQRRTVELRRHDPFGRDRLLSCGAALTNLELAVRALGRDCHVDRRDGEDVVAAVTIGRPKAASPRDYTLFQAIGRRRSHRRAFHHGRVPQGVHAALVAAGEATGVHVAAPAHLEKLAELLGFATRVLREDRGYQRELAMWTAHTTVTGDGVPEEALSSEALPVAGLVRPDTPVPDDAVLAERLAVENLLVVCTDGDTRAEHLAAGAALQRVWLTATAKALVGSIITQPLHLTGFRARLVSELALPGVPQAIFRFGYPAVPAAPSPRLPLGELFPDGPSGGLR; encoded by the coding sequence ATGACCGCCGCAGCACCGGCAGCCCTGACCCGCGAGCAGATCGGCGTGCTCGCCCGCGCGGTGAGCCGCGCGCCTTCGGTGCACAACAGCCAGCCGTGGCAGCTGCACGTCCGCGGGACCGAGGTGGACCTGCTCCAGCGCCGGACCGTCGAACTGCGCCGCCACGACCCGTTCGGCCGCGACCGGCTGCTGTCCTGCGGCGCCGCGCTCACGAACCTCGAACTCGCGGTCCGCGCGCTCGGCCGGGACTGCCACGTCGACCGGCGGGACGGCGAAGACGTCGTCGCCGCGGTGACGATCGGCCGTCCGAAAGCGGCCTCCCCCCGGGACTACACGCTGTTCCAGGCCATCGGCCGCCGCCGCAGTCACCGGCGCGCGTTCCACCACGGCCGGGTGCCGCAGGGCGTCCACGCCGCGCTGGTCGCGGCCGGGGAGGCGACCGGCGTGCACGTGGCGGCCCCCGCGCACCTGGAAAAACTGGCCGAGCTGCTCGGCTTCGCCACGCGCGTGCTCCGTGAGGACCGCGGCTACCAGCGCGAATTGGCGATGTGGACCGCGCACACGACGGTGACCGGGGACGGCGTCCCCGAAGAAGCGCTCAGCTCCGAAGCTCTGCCGGTGGCGGGCTTGGTGCGCCCCGATACCCCGGTGCCCGACGACGCCGTGCTGGCCGAACGGCTGGCCGTGGAGAACCTCCTGGTCGTCTGCACCGACGGCGACACGCGGGCCGAGCACCTGGCCGCCGGCGCGGCCCTGCAGCGCGTCTGGCTGACGGCGACGGCGAAAGCACTGGTCGGGTCGATCATCACGCAGCCGTTGCACCTGACCGGCTTCCGGGCCCGGCTCGTTTCGGAGCTGGCCCTGCCGGGCGTGCCGCAGGCGATCTTCCGGTTCGGCTACCCCGCGGTCCCGGCCGCACCCTCGCCGCGGCTGCCGCTCGGCGAACTGTTCCCCGACGGACCCTCAGGAGGACTCCGATGA
- the ppsA gene encoding phosphoenolpyruvate synthase: MTYVRDLAEIRLSDDETVGGKGANLGELISAGFSVPGGFVISRDGYWAALEHAGVRAELADLHAKAVANVDDTTALADACDRMRDLVRLAGLTGELRDEIAAAYEGMGASTPVAIRSSATGEDGAEASFAGMNATYTNIWGDNAVAERVIDCWTSLFSPRVVSYRASRGFTGEPAIAVVVQRMIQSERSGVIFTADPRTGDRDRVVVEAVFGQGEAIVSGAVEPDTYVVGKKELLIHSVRVGRQTHKIVAEAGGGDVTIELPEPAGGRRVLSDTLVLELARMASRVEEHYAVPQDIEFAIADDEIFLVQSRPITTLPPLTAVTAEALVTGLAASPGEGSGAVRVLHDPVEAKHLRDGEVLVAPMTNPDWVPAMRRAAAVVTDGGGMTCHAAVVARELGVPCVVGTGDATRVLADRTLVTVDGTKGEVRAGASKKAPARAEAVVAPVAPEAIGTKLYVNLAMPDHAEEVAAQAVDGVGLLRAEFLLTEALDGRHPRDLLAKGEERSFVDKMTASLLEITRPFGTRPVVYRATDLRTNEFRGLAGGEEFEPVESNPMIGYRGCYRYVRERDLFALELETLARVREQTPNLHLMIPFVRTKWELEECLELVDASPLGRQRGLHRWIMAEVPSVVHWLPEYAGMGIDGVSIGSNDLTQLVLGVDRDSAQCAELFDEADPAVLDAIEKIVRIARHRNITSSLCGQAPSTKPGFAEHLVRFGITSISVNPDVLGPSRAAIASAERRILLESTR, translated from the coding sequence ATGACGTACGTACGCGACCTGGCCGAGATCCGGCTCTCCGACGACGAGACCGTCGGCGGCAAGGGAGCCAACCTCGGCGAGCTGATCTCCGCCGGTTTCTCCGTGCCGGGCGGCTTCGTGATCTCCCGCGACGGCTACTGGGCCGCCCTCGAGCACGCGGGTGTCCGCGCCGAACTGGCCGATCTGCACGCCAAGGCGGTGGCCAACGTGGACGACACGACGGCGCTGGCCGACGCGTGCGACCGGATGCGCGACCTCGTCCGCCTCGCCGGGCTCACCGGTGAACTGCGCGACGAGATCGCCGCCGCCTACGAGGGCATGGGTGCTTCGACGCCGGTCGCGATCCGGTCGTCGGCCACGGGGGAGGACGGCGCCGAAGCCTCCTTCGCCGGGATGAACGCCACCTACACCAACATCTGGGGCGACAACGCGGTGGCGGAGCGGGTCATCGACTGCTGGACGTCGCTGTTCAGCCCGCGCGTGGTCAGCTACCGCGCCAGCCGCGGGTTCACCGGCGAGCCGGCCATCGCGGTCGTCGTCCAGCGCATGATCCAGTCCGAGCGCTCCGGCGTCATCTTCACCGCCGACCCGCGCACCGGCGACCGCGACCGCGTGGTCGTCGAAGCCGTGTTCGGCCAGGGCGAGGCGATCGTCAGCGGGGCCGTCGAGCCGGACACCTACGTCGTGGGCAAGAAGGAACTGCTCATCCACTCGGTCCGGGTCGGCAGGCAGACCCACAAGATCGTGGCCGAGGCGGGCGGCGGCGACGTCACGATCGAGCTGCCCGAGCCCGCGGGCGGCCGCCGCGTCCTGAGCGACACCCTGGTGCTGGAGCTGGCGCGGATGGCCTCGCGGGTCGAGGAGCACTACGCCGTGCCGCAGGACATCGAGTTCGCGATCGCCGACGACGAGATCTTCCTGGTCCAGTCGCGCCCGATCACCACGCTGCCGCCGCTCACGGCGGTGACGGCCGAAGCCCTCGTCACCGGGCTCGCGGCGTCGCCGGGCGAGGGCAGCGGCGCGGTCCGCGTGCTGCACGACCCGGTCGAGGCGAAGCACCTGCGGGACGGCGAGGTCCTCGTCGCGCCGATGACCAACCCGGACTGGGTGCCGGCGATGCGCCGGGCCGCCGCCGTGGTCACCGACGGCGGCGGGATGACCTGCCACGCCGCCGTGGTCGCCCGCGAGCTGGGCGTGCCGTGCGTCGTCGGCACCGGGGACGCGACCCGCGTCCTGGCCGACCGCACCCTGGTCACCGTCGACGGCACCAAGGGCGAGGTCCGGGCCGGGGCGTCGAAGAAGGCGCCCGCCCGCGCCGAAGCCGTCGTCGCGCCGGTGGCCCCGGAAGCCATCGGCACCAAGCTGTACGTCAACCTCGCCATGCCCGACCACGCCGAAGAGGTCGCCGCCCAGGCGGTCGACGGCGTCGGCCTGCTGCGCGCGGAGTTCCTGCTCACCGAGGCCCTCGACGGCCGGCACCCGCGCGACCTGCTCGCCAAGGGCGAAGAGCGGTCCTTCGTGGACAAGATGACGGCGTCGCTGCTCGAGATCACGCGGCCGTTCGGCACCCGCCCGGTCGTCTACCGCGCGACCGACCTGCGCACCAACGAGTTCCGCGGCCTGGCCGGCGGCGAGGAGTTCGAGCCGGTCGAGAGCAACCCGATGATCGGCTACCGCGGCTGCTACCGCTACGTCCGCGAGCGCGACCTGTTCGCCCTCGAACTGGAAACCCTGGCCCGGGTGCGCGAGCAGACGCCGAACCTGCACCTGATGATCCCGTTCGTCCGCACCAAGTGGGAGCTCGAGGAGTGCCTGGAGCTGGTCGACGCCAGCCCGCTCGGCCGGCAGCGCGGGCTGCACCGGTGGATCATGGCCGAGGTCCCCTCGGTCGTGCACTGGCTGCCCGAGTACGCCGGGATGGGCATCGACGGCGTCTCCATCGGCAGCAACGACCTCACCCAGCTGGTGCTGGGCGTCGACCGCGACTCGGCGCAGTGCGCGGAGCTGTTCGACGAAGCCGACCCGGCCGTGCTCGACGCGATCGAGAAGATCGTCCGCATCGCCCGGCACCGGAACATCACGTCGTCGCTGTGCGGCCAGGCTCCCTCGACCAAACCCGGCTTCGCCGAGCACCTGGTGCGCTTCGGGATCACGTCGATCTCGGTCAACCCCGACGTCCTCGGCCCGTCCCGCGCGGCCATCGCCTCGGCCGAGCGCCGGATCCTCCTGGAGAGCACGCGATGA
- a CDS encoding ATP-binding cassette domain-containing protein → MSAAIEIRGLRKSFGHTRALDGLDLTVETGEVHGFLGPNGAGKTTTLRLLLGLLRADGGEVRLLGGDPWRDAVPLHRRLAYVPGEVSLWPNLTGGEVIDLLGRLRGGLDPKRRERYLELFELDPRTKGRAYSKGNRQKVAVVAALASDVELLLLDEPTSGLDPLMEQIFRECVREERERGRTILLSSHILSEAEALCDRVSIIRAGRLVDSGSLDELRHLSRTTITARLSGALDGLAQLPGVHDCATDGDRVRLTVDNAELATVLGLLSQCGVRSLTSTPPTLEELFLRHYRTEPGRTAVPA, encoded by the coding sequence ATGAGTGCGGCGATCGAGATCCGGGGGCTCCGGAAGTCCTTCGGGCACACCCGGGCGCTCGACGGGCTCGACCTGACCGTGGAGACCGGGGAGGTGCACGGCTTCCTCGGCCCGAACGGCGCCGGCAAGACCACGACGCTGCGCCTGCTGCTCGGCCTCCTGCGGGCCGACGGCGGCGAGGTGCGCCTGCTGGGCGGCGACCCGTGGCGGGACGCGGTGCCGCTGCACCGGCGGCTGGCGTACGTGCCCGGCGAAGTGTCGCTGTGGCCGAACCTCACCGGCGGCGAGGTCATCGACCTGCTCGGCCGGCTTCGCGGCGGCCTGGACCCGAAGCGCCGCGAGCGGTACCTCGAACTGTTCGAACTGGACCCGCGCACGAAGGGGCGGGCCTACTCGAAGGGCAACCGGCAGAAGGTGGCGGTCGTCGCCGCTCTCGCGTCCGACGTCGAACTGCTGCTGCTCGACGAGCCCACCAGCGGGCTCGACCCGTTGATGGAGCAGATCTTCCGCGAGTGCGTCCGCGAGGAACGCGAGCGGGGCCGGACGATCCTGCTGTCCAGCCACATCCTGTCCGAGGCGGAGGCCCTCTGCGACCGGGTCAGCATCATCCGCGCCGGCCGACTGGTCGACTCCGGCAGCCTCGACGAGCTGCGCCACCTGAGCCGGACCACCATCACCGCGCGGCTGTCCGGCGCGCTGGACGGCCTCGCGCAGCTGCCGGGGGTGCACGACTGCGCCACCGACGGCGACCGCGTCCGGCTGACGGTCGACAACGCCGAGCTGGCGACCGTGCTCGGCCTGCTGAGCCAGTGCGGGGTGCGGAGCCTGACCAGCACCCCGCCGACCCTGGAAGAGCTGTTCCTGCGCCACTACCGCACCGAACCCGGCCGGACGGCGGTGCCGGCATGA
- a CDS encoding ABC transporter permease, with the protein MSSLTGTGALVRLAARRDRVRLPVWTAVFTAVAASSAAATAAVYPATGDQRAAADSINSVPALVALYGPVYEPTLGATSVFKLTAFGAALIALLMIFTAVRHTRAEEEAGRRELLGSAVVGRFAGLAAGVVVTSVSSLVLGLFSGLGLAAAGLPVAGSLAFGLAWAGAGLVFGGLAALTAQLTKSARAASGLAVVALLAAYFLRAVGDSAGPRPLSWGSPIGWAQQVRPFAGDVWWVLVLPLLATGALVAVAVALARLRDIDAGLLPDRAGPVHAGRALTGAWGLVWRLNRANLGAWWAGYVLMGLVLGGLAGNVGKMLDSAGARALIAALGGEQAMENAFLAAEFSMAAVITSAYAITVLVRLRAEERALRVEPLLATALDRRRLLAGYLLLAAGAPVVLLTSLGLTAGLAYGVRLGTPGTEVARLVGAGLAQLPAVWVLAGLSAALFGLLARAVAVAWAALTAFLLLGEFGVLLKLDQWVLDLSPFTHSPKLPGATVQAAPLLWLTALGAVLVVAGVAGFRQRDVAG; encoded by the coding sequence ATGAGCTCGCTCACCGGCACCGGTGCGCTGGTCCGGCTGGCGGCGCGCCGGGACCGGGTCCGGCTGCCGGTGTGGACCGCGGTGTTCACCGCCGTGGCGGCGTCCTCGGCCGCGGCGACCGCGGCGGTCTACCCGGCCACCGGAGACCAGCGGGCCGCGGCCGACAGCATCAACTCGGTCCCGGCCCTGGTCGCGCTCTACGGACCGGTGTACGAACCGACGCTGGGCGCCACGTCGGTGTTCAAACTGACCGCGTTCGGTGCGGCCCTGATCGCGCTGCTGATGATCTTCACCGCGGTCCGGCACACCCGGGCCGAGGAGGAGGCCGGGCGGCGCGAGCTGCTGGGCTCCGCCGTCGTCGGCCGCTTCGCCGGCTTGGCGGCGGGAGTCGTCGTGACGTCGGTGTCGAGCCTGGTCCTCGGCCTCTTCAGCGGGCTGGGACTCGCGGCGGCGGGACTGCCGGTGGCCGGATCGCTGGCGTTCGGCCTCGCCTGGGCGGGCGCCGGGCTCGTCTTCGGCGGGCTCGCCGCGCTCACCGCCCAGCTGACCAAGAGCGCCCGAGCGGCGTCGGGGCTCGCCGTCGTCGCCCTGCTCGCCGCGTACTTCCTGCGCGCGGTGGGTGACTCCGCCGGTCCGCGCCCGCTGTCCTGGGGCTCGCCGATCGGGTGGGCCCAGCAGGTCCGGCCCTTCGCCGGCGACGTCTGGTGGGTCCTGGTCCTCCCGCTGCTCGCCACCGGCGCGCTGGTCGCCGTCGCGGTCGCGCTGGCCCGCCTCCGCGACATCGACGCCGGGCTGCTGCCGGACCGGGCGGGCCCGGTGCACGCCGGCCGCGCCCTGACCGGCGCCTGGGGCCTGGTGTGGCGCCTCAACCGGGCCAACCTGGGCGCCTGGTGGGCCGGGTACGTCCTGATGGGACTGGTACTGGGCGGCCTCGCGGGCAACGTCGGGAAGATGCTCGACAGCGCGGGCGCCCGGGCGTTGATCGCCGCGCTCGGCGGCGAACAGGCGATGGAGAACGCGTTCCTCGCCGCCGAGTTCTCGATGGCGGCGGTGATCACCTCGGCGTACGCGATCACCGTCCTGGTCCGCCTGCGGGCCGAGGAGCGGGCGCTGCGCGTCGAACCGCTGCTGGCCACCGCGCTCGACCGCCGCCGCCTGCTGGCGGGGTACCTGCTGCTCGCCGCGGGCGCGCCGGTGGTGCTGCTGACGTCCTTGGGGCTCACGGCCGGGCTGGCGTACGGGGTCCGGCTCGGCACGCCCGGCACCGAGGTCGCCCGGCTCGTCGGCGCGGGGCTGGCCCAGCTGCCCGCGGTGTGGGTGCTGGCCGGGCTCTCGGCGGCATTGTTCGGCCTGCTCGCGCGGGCGGTCGCGGTCGCCTGGGCCGCGCTGACGGCGTTCCTGCTGCTCGGCGAGTTCGGCGTGCTGCTGAAGCTGGACCAGTGGGTGCTGGACCTGTCGCCGTTCACCCACTCGCCGAAGCTGCCGGGCGCGACCGTCCAGGCCGCCCCGCTGCTCTGGCTCACCGCGCTGGGCGCGGTGCTGGTCGTGGCGGGCGTGGCGGGGTTCCGGCAGCGTGACGTCGCCGGCTGA
- a CDS encoding MBL fold metallo-hydrolase, whose protein sequence is MSDARGSRAAALSAARRASVRYRTSPWPGRLHVTGHRPASHLDPALTFLGGPTGARHLLELTGTRVLVGCGLFAGPDALWRRNFSPGPDALHTVGAVLLPSADLGHAGFLPQLVAEGWHGPVFATPGTAALLPVALSEAAKQFTEDALAAEAGGWAGPGPAVPPFRAEDVARAVALVQPVEYGTLRKLDGAEFEFGRAGGRLGAAWVRIRAGGRSVVFAGPLGAAEHTTLRPPDPRPRSDALVLAAPSPPGDGHLAGRFAAAVHRAVRRGGNVLVPASAVGGEGLLTMLDELTAAGELPKLPVVLDSPAGLSAVEVHRRAEREHWHELHRGGRAGVPAGLVEQAPDRPSIIVAGLATADSGRVLRHLAELLPDPRAGVVLLGRPVPGTRAAQLAGGARQLKIHGRYVPVRAEVTALGSTGEFAGPAEVLAWATAAPRPETAFVVEGEPGASRALAKALHAEAGWCAVVPEDGERVLC, encoded by the coding sequence ATGTCCGATGCCCGAGGATCCCGTGCCGCCGCGCTCAGCGCCGCCCGCCGGGCGTCCGTGCGCTACCGCACCAGCCCGTGGCCGGGGCGGCTGCACGTGACCGGTCACCGGCCGGCGTCGCACCTCGACCCCGCGCTGACCTTCCTCGGCGGGCCCACCGGCGCCCGCCACCTCCTCGAGCTGACCGGCACCCGCGTCCTGGTCGGCTGCGGGCTGTTCGCCGGTCCGGACGCGTTGTGGCGGCGCAACTTCTCGCCCGGTCCGGACGCACTGCACACGGTCGGCGCGGTGCTCCTGCCGAGCGCCGACCTCGGGCACGCGGGGTTCCTGCCGCAGCTGGTCGCCGAGGGCTGGCACGGCCCGGTGTTCGCGACGCCGGGAACCGCCGCGCTGCTCCCGGTCGCGTTGTCCGAGGCCGCGAAGCAGTTCACCGAAGACGCGCTCGCCGCCGAGGCCGGTGGCTGGGCCGGGCCCGGGCCTGCCGTGCCGCCGTTCCGCGCGGAAGACGTCGCCCGGGCGGTCGCCCTCGTGCAGCCGGTCGAGTACGGCACCCTGCGGAAGCTCGACGGCGCGGAGTTCGAGTTCGGCCGGGCCGGCGGGCGGCTCGGGGCCGCGTGGGTGCGGATCCGGGCCGGCGGCCGGTCGGTGGTCTTCGCCGGCCCGCTCGGCGCGGCGGAGCACACCACGCTGCGCCCGCCGGATCCGCGGCCGCGGTCCGACGCCCTGGTGCTGGCCGCGCCGTCCCCGCCCGGCGATGGCCACCTGGCCGGCCGGTTCGCCGCGGCGGTGCACCGCGCGGTGCGACGCGGGGGCAACGTCCTCGTGCCGGCGTCCGCGGTCGGCGGCGAAGGGCTGCTGACGATGCTGGACGAGCTGACGGCCGCGGGCGAGCTCCCGAAGCTGCCGGTGGTGCTGGACAGCCCCGCCGGTCTCTCGGCCGTCGAAGTCCACCGGCGCGCCGAGCGCGAACACTGGCACGAGCTGCACCGCGGCGGACGCGCCGGCGTTCCCGCCGGGCTGGTCGAGCAGGCTCCCGACCGGCCGTCGATCATCGTCGCGGGCCTGGCGACGGCGGACTCCGGCCGCGTGCTGCGGCACCTGGCCGAGCTGCTGCCGGACCCGCGCGCCGGGGTCGTCCTGCTGGGCCGGCCGGTGCCGGGAACCCGGGCGGCCCAGCTCGCGGGCGGGGCCCGCCAGCTCAAGATCCACGGCCGGTACGTGCCGGTCCGGGCCGAGGTGACCGCGCTGGGGAGCACCGGCGAGTTCGCGGGGCCGGCGGAGGTGCTGGCGTGGGCGACCGCGGCACCCCGTCCGGAGACGGCGTTCGTGGTCGAGGGCGAGCCCGGGGCTTCGCGCGCGCTGGCGAAGGCGCTGCACGCGGAGGCCGGCTGGTGCGCGGTGGTCCCGGAGGACGGGGAACGCGTGCTGTGCTGA
- a CDS encoding DinB family protein, which yields MDRRAVHEQWERDRATLHELVAAATPAELRRRSAGTRWTNRQLLFHLVFGYQIVRALLVLVRLFGRLPDPVSRRFAAALNAATPPFHVINYLGSCGGGLIGPRRAAAWLDHIIASLHRSLDRATEADLARGMHYPTRWDPFFRPTMTMADVYRYPSRHFAFHRQQLTLDR from the coding sequence ATGGACCGGCGAGCAGTGCACGAACAGTGGGAGCGCGACCGCGCCACCCTCCACGAGCTGGTGGCCGCCGCGACGCCCGCCGAGCTGCGCCGCCGGTCGGCGGGAACCCGGTGGACCAACCGGCAGCTGCTCTTCCACCTCGTGTTCGGCTACCAGATCGTGCGTGCGCTGCTGGTGCTCGTCCGCCTCTTCGGCCGGCTGCCCGACCCCGTCAGCCGCCGGTTCGCCGCCGCGCTGAACGCGGCCACTCCCCCCTTCCACGTGATCAACTACCTCGGTTCGTGCGGTGGCGGCCTGATCGGGCCCCGGCGCGCGGCCGCCTGGCTCGACCACATCATCGCGTCGCTGCACCGCAGCCTGGACCGCGCCACCGAAGCCGACCTCGCGCGCGGGATGCACTACCCGACCCGGTGGGACCCCTTCTTCCGGCCGACCATGACGATGGCCGACGTCTATCGCTACCCGAGCCGGCACTTCGCCTTCCACCGGCAGCAGCTCACCCTGGACCGGTAG